The genomic region TAGCTACTTTAGCAGAACAACACCATATATAAGTACATAATTACAAATCGTGTATGTCAATTTAAATATGTAAAAACGTTTACCATATACTTGATAAATACTGTATTAGTATCGCAACCATTTAATGGAACATGAAAACAGTATTTTATGCTAAACATCTGTAGTTTTTCAAAGAGGAAGATATGTCCAGTGAGAGTAGAATACTAACAGTAGAGAAGACAAGCTCTTCAACTCTTGGTGCTTTGGGAGTCTGCAATGTCTGCaagaatgtcctgaaatataTTTCACGGTAAGGCTCCTCTAGGTAAGGCTGCCCAGGAGCCCTATCATCAGaatgacaaaagaaagaaaatgacatCATCAATCAGTATGACTTATCGGTTCAAATCAACGATTAGCACATTTTTTTATCCACTGAGCAGCCCTGCAGGAAAGCCTAATCTCGGACACTTCTTGACCAACTGCCATCATCTCCACATTTACAGCGGTATTGCAATGTCCAAGTTTATCTCGATTCCACTCAACCTTCTTTCATGCCCCAGTAATTCCAACCATACGGTGTCCCTCAGGTCATCCTCATATTCCATCAATCACGGTAGGAATCCATCATCAACACCTTGGTACTTAGAGGTCTTTCAATATAAGTGTAACCCCAAGTAACCCGACTATTTCTTATGTTTATTAATAAAGAGcttcatttaattattattagcTTAATAACAAAACTAACTACTTACCACaactccttccaattcaagtaaCTTCCTCATATGTGCAAATGTAAGGTTCATTTACAACATACAACTATATAGTTTATGAATACAGAAACTACAAAGTTAACTATTtcatttagcaatacaaaaattacataattaataacataaaataaaacaaattattCAATTATTTAGTAGTAATAATCACTTACTAAATGATGACAAATATTGTGATATGGTATACTATAATTAATGACTGCCAACACCTTACTTTTTAATGTGTTAAAGGAgtcatcgtatgcccattttactaCAAGTtcatatggttccttggggtcttaatgaaatgtctgtaacaaactttggtcaaaataccacaaggatcatttaaaacagcaccctttttaccctgccTAAAACAGCCCTGTTCAGAGCAACCTGTTTTGAGCACCTAATGCAGctgacccctcccccctcatccGCGGGGTGGACCTACCATAGAAACGGTTGAGCGTGTATCTTAGGAAAAATATGGATTGACAAGGGTGTAGCCACACCGTTTTAAACCAgagtcagaccctgaacaaaAGAGGCTCCCGGACAAGTTCAAGAATTTAGTcttcaacaggacgtttctgaatggttagTTAACTTTGTCACTTCGACAATTCATTGGCCAAGGTCATACAGTCTTGCTGCCTGTGTTGAGGACAACCCAATGCTAGTGACTCGAGTATAGTGTGTTCATGTACTATTATgtaacaaatacagtgtgtttatgtaagtgacTGGTTGTGAAAAGTTAGGTTTCTGGTATTTAAGTAAATGCACGTAACGCAAACGTCATTAAAAGGTCACGAGTCATGAGTAAAACTATAGCTGTAAAGTCAGATCACAGTAATGGGGATGTAGGACATAACTCATAGTAATGTATGTTTTCCTTCATTTATTAGTGTTTAAACATCGTTTCCTTATTAAATCTTTACATTTGGTGACCTACGTCTTTTAATAGTAACACAACATTTTAATATACTATACCTGCAATTTAAATACCTTTCCTGATACAGGTGTATTTGCGCCAAGTGTGAaaaaatgcctacagagcccgAGAATGTCTGCTGCAGGGAGATATCGCAGGTATTTATTATTTGTGAATTACattgtaattatgcagtcatcatctgttttatattccatgtcacTTACTCGTACTATTCAAGgttacaagaagactactgcagcttcagaaTCAACCAGCGGTTGATCATTCTGTCCTTGAACCCGTGTTCTTACTACATttaacatctatagagcagactatgggcctggGAGAATCAAGCAAAAAAGGTGTTTTTTTGTGCATACGAGTCGTCAGTCATTTGTGTTATACAAATATGACAGAGGGAACagtaatttattgtatttttttccttaGTCTTATTTTgctcaaataaaaaaatcaatatcaaacactgaaaacacacaaaactgtttttatagacttttattgtcagaaagattGCCATATTGAATGCCACAGAgcattattcttattattcaatgtactggctagtacgTAAGCTGTTCCtatgcagcagaagtgttctgagctgtgctccaccggaagagttttcttaaattgaaagcgtgttctcgtgctcctgaatttgcatacatacacgccccgccagctccttataagggcacgcaaccatagtgacgtgtgccgtcggaatcgaccgaatctacacgaaagcaactcgtaaacgagtcatgtcaaagcggagcagaggtggaggtactgttgcagaatgtagatatgtcaattttattccactatggctatatccacgcgactGAGTTTaacacttatttatttattcactgccatttgcagtgttcgtgtagtgcttttattatgcctcggtctcggaatcatgactataaatgtgaaacgtaattgttaatgatacaaatattctcaaaTGTATTATTATCTGTATTATCATATTGtctgtaattattgtaaatatgagagcTGCAAGATCAAGAATTTCCCCATGGGatgaataaagtatttatctatctatctatccatctatctatcgatcttattataattatttaaatgtctgtagagttgatgtgaacgcaatcggTTTCTCaaaaattcagcccttaagaacatgggcgcactccaatctggccgatttacgactgctatttagcattcttaaattctggtctaagttaagaacgaatcccagatgagaaaactttcatgaatgctaGAATTGTCCCAggaacttcgtaagtggagttaaaAAATGAAGAACATGCCAACGACGCTAACGCCCACACTAAATGGGCAAAAGAAGCAAATACCAgaattattgaaaaaaatacttacatttccctcgtaTGCAGAACTGCGACAGATAGATGGCACCAATCACCAGTGTTATATTGGCCCAGGTTGGTAAAACGGTCCGATTCAAAATTGTTTGTGCACACCAACAGATTTTTGCCGATTCTTACTGGGAtattgccttcaaatatgaaatcaatccatttagctcttgtgtcttctgaggctggggTCTGATGTGGGGATTTGTGCTGATCTGTGCAGCCGACCACGGAGCATCTTGGGTGCCGAATcgcttcatgctgctagctaggcTTAGGCTTGCAAGAACAAAATGGCGTGCGTTCGCAAAAGTAGTATCTATTCCGTGGGTGGGTTGAGTGGGGTGGGGCATATATAGATACTAGTGACGAAATGGTATTCAGGAAGATCAAAAGTGCTCGCTCAAGCGTATACATAGAGAAACCATAACAAACCGCCCGGGTTGCtttttttgggttggtagacatgccagaaTTAAcatgtagaagcactaaaagtGAAATTTTCATACGATGTCCCCTTCAACCATTTACCAAAATGAAGTTTGACCAAAATAACACCATCACATTTTTGAAAACATGCCTCACCCAAGGCAGAAGTTGGCCATGCAATGGATAGCAGCAGAACGCAGTTCCATGTCGGGCTGACTTGGTGCACTGCAGATCACTAGTATTCCGTTCGGTCCCAAGAGGTTTGGAAGGTGCTGTAAATACAGAAAAGTAAAAGTTCCATTTAAGGACTGCAAAATCAGTGAAGTTTAACAAACAACATAGTGAAATTGTGTCAGTCATATTGAATAATGCAACTACGTTTCAAAATAATATGTTACTTGTTGTAATCCAGAAAAACAAATCTATTGTGTTGCAAGGCCTAAGTGCATTCATTGACATTTCCAGCCAGAAATCATGCTGGTACAGATGGTTGGCACAGAAAtgacagtatatatatattgtaatgTCGGTCTCTGCAAATGTGTGCATTCTTGCATAACAACAGTCTTTCACTTTGTTATGTGCACTAGTCATTTTGGGACAGTTTAATCCCACCTCACACTCGACAAAAACAACATTCAACACTGTTGAGTACTGTTTAGATCTTCTAAACCATCACAAGATACCATGTTGGCTAAGAAGCATTAAACAGTGAACTTGAGCAGTCATCAGCCAGACTTTCCTCTGCTTAGAGCAGAGACCATGTATAACACAGTTAACAACAGTTAAGCCAGAGCTAGTTATATCTAATTGCCATCTGCGGTCTTGAAGGTTATGATGCtcgtatctaaatgaatggggagagatcagtaactccacataggatggtCAAAAAGACATTTAAAGTACATCACATGAATCCGTGTTTAAATCTGACAAAAATGGTGTGAACATATTTTCCCAAACTGCTCAATTAAGGCATTTTTCTTCAGGTAGACTTGCTTACTGCGCATTCACCACATTTTGCGGTAGGCTATTGCTATGCTAACGGTGGACGTTCAGGGGTACGTTTAATCTTAACAGTGTGCAGTTTCCGAGTTGAATGACATGTTGCCTCCAAACAAAGTGCTTTAAGGTGTCAGAGGTGTTTCCCAATCAGCAGCGACGTGTTGACTGCTGACAATCACAAATGAACACTAGGAGGCAGAGCTACTACCCTATACTACCCTCTTCTACCCTATACTAACCCAATAGAATCACATACAAACAGTACTTTTACCCAGAGCATGTAAGCACACTGATAAAGGTgttactccctctggtgtgTTTCTTTGGGCTTTGGAACTTTGCAGGcttttaaaatgtacaaaaagcTATTTATAAAAACACTTAATGACATTATTAAAGGaaataccaaaataacataattgGTCCTCTGTAAATCCCTACCTGTTGGCAACTGGGTCCATTTCCACACACAAGAGACGACAGGGCCAAGAGGATGTCTGCGTGTGTCCACACGCTACAGGTTTGGAGGGCTTGGACGTAGTACGTCACCAGACAGTTGAGGGTGTGTCCATCCATACTGAACTACAGGATGAGAAATGTACACAGAGAAGTTCTACACCAAATGAACTGAATTATAGTGAGTATAGATAACTTTGATCATGGACATCACTCACACAACAATAAAGCAATGCATTATGCATTTTTTTCTGGTATTGAAACTTGTTTACCTGCAGTTGGTTAAGTAGTAAATTGACGAGTTGGCAAAGTTTAAGAACGAGGTGCTCTTGGCTGAATGGGACCAACTGACTTGCCTTCAACAGCAGTCTGCAAACATCCTatagtaaaataaaaacagaagccATAGATGCATGAAGGCCTTTTTTCTGATTTTACAAATGTATATGTACAGGGGCAGCACGTCCGTTCATGCAAATGAAGCAACCCTTAATAAAAAATACTTGCCATTTTTAATCAATTGTGCGCGATCATGTAAAGATAATTGACAGAATGACAGTGTACAGTACAGTGAGATTACAACAATAAAACATGTAAATTAACACCGTAAACCTTAGAatagcagtaaaaaaaaaaaagacagatagcTGACGCTCCCATTTTGCTAGGAAACGGTTACCTATTAATTAGATGGCTAACCTTCCAATGCCAGGTAAGTAACGTTGGTTTAATAGCCTTCGGCCATAGGACTGTCAATTCAAGTAAACGTGTTGTGATTATGTTAACGTTACCTCTGGGCGTATGTTGTCTCTTGTTACATTGTTGCTGTAGTTTTCGGAAATAAGTTCATCCAGTAAGAAGTTGAGCTCTGTTTTAAAGCTTGAGTGGTCGGACGGCGTCAGTGAGCATAGTTTATCATAATAGCGCCTGAACAGCATGTCAGCGGGTGATGCGTACTCCATGTCCACATGTGTCCACAGAACAATTGAAAATTAACTTCAAATGTAACTGGCGTGGCCCAATGTGGGTGCTGTACATAACAATTCTGTTTCGCTCAGGTCAGTTCCGGTTGTTATAGCGTGGTGCAACAGAAAGACTTCCTGTGAAATTTCCGGTTGCAAAAAAAATCGGGGAAAGTGTTTTCAGAATAAAGGTCCACAGAGACTAAAACGATTTGctcgtttgtttgttgttgttgttaacatGACATGCCAAATAAGTGCAACTCGGTACCGCACTGAGGCTATGGCTGAGCTCCTTTTAGCGTTCTGTGGGCAGTGCAGAATTCTGTGAGCAGCGACAATCAAATTAGCTGGCTCAGCTCGGCCATGTTGCGAGAAATATCTACTAAAATAAAAGTCATCAATCAGATTTAGTATAAGAAACATCAGGAATATTAATTGCATGCATAACCatgaaaatatgtatttttttaaacaatggaCTTAAAAAAATCTCACAAACGTATAATTTTATAATCAATCTTTAGCAGTGATGAATCTCGTAATTGACTACACCACAATATTTTAAAGATTGGCAAACATAGGGTCGCCATTGCATTGTTCTCAATGGGAGGGCATTGTGGCATAGACCTACATTTGTAGGAGGGTGCCTACCCTCTGTTGTCTTGACGGGCATtgttagtttgtgtttgtgcttgcggTGGAATTGGCCATTGCTAATTCAATCTGTCAGTGCAATGATGACTAGCTGCCTCCAATTTGTGTGTATTACCTTTTAAGCCTCCTCACCTGTGCTCACCAAGACTATTTTTGATAGGACGAACAGGGACTGGGGTATGAGTAGTTCAGTGGGGTCTCTCTCCcggtacagtacagtacagtacagtacagtgccATAGTTGGATAGGCCACATAAGGTTAGAGAGAGTTTTGTGAGAACAGCCAAGAACAGGGAAACAGATAGCCATAGAatagaaagcctttattgtcattctATCATGTCTATTCTATCATATCTGTCATCTGacatgtctactaacaaaaatgttctctctcccttatagcatgttccaattgctgatggaagtggaaacattgctcctcacccccactactcctcatctatgcatatggacagccaaactctacccactcactgttctttttctttctctcctaatctagactatcttcgctatgggacgctgctgtagtctctccacccggtctacctgtagaaaccctcggccaactgcacccaccgccaccgcactgccgtacacttactctaccccataccctatgctagcatttatatacaaaatatattattgccaccatcgacatgtttctctgttcctactccccttacccctgtaacagtaaccctatgagcacagtgtatacccactaaactggtcttgtctgtattatgtatttaccaccggatgtctgtatatatatattatgtacacctgttgtttcccttccccttctgccacacaaccctcccccattccccttcctatctccacccggccgacctcaagcagatgggtccccccttatgtgccgtggttctgcttaaggttccttcctgactaacagggagttttttcttgcccttgttgccattgtgtttgcactaagggggttcaggctctgggctctgtaaagcgcctagagacaattgtattgttatggcgctatataaataaaattgaattgaattgaattgaattgaattgaattgaattgaattgaattctatAGCTTTGCATTcaacgaaatttggagcgctgctcctgttggtgtcatgagggacaacatataacaacacaaaaacaataaagtaaaaaagattaagagtagaacaaagtgcagTGGTGTGGAGTTCCAGTTACTCCACTGAGGTACGTTGCAAATAAATAGagtaacatttttatttttatacacatgaataaggtgactgagatggcataagtgacttgcaTTATAATAAAGTGACTTAAGTATTAATATTGCACattgaattattattttttgtacAGTATGTGAGCTCCCAGGAATATGAAGGTGCCACCCTTGCTACCCTAACTAAAatctgcatgcaccatgtcagccaaccaaagctaaacataactcatcaaaactaaacaaatacaattcccatacacctggccaggcagcctctctctccctctcattctatatcctattgctaatgcttatactgatactgataaagtggccatgtTACTTACTGTTATTtgcttacctaaatgtatctcattAGCTGTTTATCAAAATTGATGTCTACAaacaaaatgttctctctcttatagagTGGCCTTTGCTCacaaatgctgatggatgtggaaacattgttcctcctccaccatctccaTCAAGTACATCTACGCATATTGGCAgccgaactctacccactcactctgtttctgtgttcccctcctagtctagactatcatcgctgtgggatgctgctgtagtctctccacctgatccacacacacacacacacacacacacacacacacacacacacacacacacacacacacacacacacacaccctcctagtctagactatcctcgctgtgggatgctgctgtagtctctccacctgatccacacacacacacaaacacacacacacacaccctcctagtctagactatcctcgctgtgggatgctgctgtagtctctccacctgatccacacacacacacacacacactcacacacacacacacacacacacacaccctcctagtctagactatcctcgctgtgggatgctgctgtagtctctctacccgatctacttgtagaaaccctcggcccacatgaacccatccccaccatactgtcatacacttattctaccccatactctatgctagcattctcctgcaatgtaaataattgccatcatcgacatgtttttctgttcctactctacttttgtatgtatcatgtatataccatatgatgtttgtatgtattatttacatttaccacttgtatgctagcatgctcatcatgCTACATGTATGATCTCTTCTGCTATGTTgttgattgtttcccctcccctctcccccttttctaTATCTACCCGGACGGCCTCAAGCAGATGAGCCGTGCTGTGCCGTCCCGTGCCatggtttcttcctgattaacagggagttttgtcctgcccctgtcaccattgtgctttgtgctctaagggggttcaggcaataggctctgtaaagcaccttgagacaattttagcTGCAGGACGGCACCTGGTTCCCTCAAATCCAAGCTTATATGGACAACACGACACTTACAACAACTGCTCCATCTAATGCTCCATCTCAcattacagcatagggataTCATTGAGCAGCAGGTACCGAGTGGAATAAAGGCAAAACGAGCAATAAAACGAGCAAATGGAATTTGTATTCTCTTAATACGATatggaagaaaaataaactgAACAGAGAAAGTTGTCAGTCCATAGAATGGAatgtattataataataatattctaACCCTATGTTAGGTAGGCTAGGAGTTGGTGAGCTGATAAGCTATTGAACCTCATGGCCTATAGGGCTAGCCATGTTCCAGTAACAAGTcggaaaacaaatgcaataccaattgttgttgttgacaatTGTTACCAGATGTTAGCAACATCAGTTGATAACAACACTTTACTCTGTATTTTGCAGAAATACAAACACCATAAGAACATGTCCACAGATAGATGTGGGGGACTATACTGTGTGTAGGACTGATTTAATGAGACACAAATAAGACAAAAGTGCTAAGTGGTCTGGAGCGTTCCTGTTGAAACTTCCGACTTGAAACCTGGAAATTCTGACTTCCGAATACAACTGGAACGCACCATTACTTCGCCCCCGCAAACTGCCCGCGAGTTCCTGCGGTGGAAAAGCGCCATTATCCCTTCAAATACTACATCTGGTTGGTGACCTTTATGTTGGTACATTTTTGTCTAAACGTGGCCGGAAGTTGAGCCAGTTTGTTTGACGATCGCTACTTCACACAACGTTGCAGTTTGGGAAGATGGAGGCCGAGGTGTATATGTTAGCGCTTGTGTCATTGTTGCAAATGGTGAGTCATTATTAATATTACCACATCCCTTTTTGATGAAATGATGTTTAAAGGTATTTTACGTAATGTCTAGGAATGTTTGGGTGTAGTTGTAATTTTGTTAAAATGTAAGCTAGAGGGTCTTTGATGTGAGTAACGTTAACTCTTGCCTTATCGGAAGGCATGCACAGGTTAATGCATTTTTCTAGTACTTGGTAGATATATTTGACTCTAAATCATACTTCTATACGACACTAATACATATTTGCTAGTAAACAACACGAATTGGTTCGTTAATTGGTTCAATGATATAACTTTATTAAACAACAGTAACTCTTTCTAGGTCTACATCAGCGCGTAATTTAGGCTCTAAATTAACGTGAGACTTGATATGTATGGTGCAGCAGTTGTATTTATAACAGTTATAACAACTGAGTCTGCTTCTAGGAATGGTCGTGTCAAAATCCACTGATTCTCAAACATTTTAATTATGAACTCTCATAAGGTGGGCTACTGTTAACAGTTACTACCATTTTCAACATGAAGGCATTAACGCTAACGCCACTGTACTTTAACTGTTAGTATGATCCGAGGAATTTCTAATAGACGTAGGCCGGCTCTGGTATGATCATTCGTTGTCGTGAAATGTGGGGAATATATCACGTACAGCGCGATTTTATGCTTCCGCGTAGAATCAGAGCCCATCGTCTACATAGAGCCGGTTCACTTCCTGTCAATGCTAGTGTACCAGCAGCGTTACACCAGCCTAAATAAGACATCCGTTTTTTGGCAAAGGCGGCCGAAAATTGTTGAcaggtcaaaataaaagtctggtCCAAAACTGTTACTACAGGACGAAAATAAACGTAATTAAAAAGCCAATCATAATTGGCATGCCTGACTGTCGATTCTCAGTAAAATAGGTGATGATTACAAGCCATTTCCATGAGGCGTATGCAGCCTTTCAACCGTGTGGCCCATTGACCCTTACAGGCATAATTGACACACTGATCCTGCAAAAGTTGTAAGGATGAGAACTATAAATTGTACCCCCTCAATATCTCAAATATCTTTATTATAGGGTGTAGAACTtgattctgaaataaaaaagtgGGGAATTGTCGTCTGCGGTACTTCTATGTGGCCTGAAACGGCTGGGTGTGGCTTGTAGTGATGGTTGATGCATATTGGTTTAACGTGACATGAGTGGAAGACAATTACAAGCGCCCTTTTTAAAATTAAGATGTTGAGCTTCCTGTcactgaatgaaaacaaacacaactactcCGTAGTCGAGTCTTGAAGTGACATGCATGGATTAGCATTTCTGCATCTTGGAAGGACAGAGTTTTCCTGATATTATGTAGGTGAAAGAAGGATGTCTTTGATATCTGTTTTATGTGagagttaagagagagagagagagagatcttgaTTAATAATTACACCGAGATCTTAAACAGTTAAGCTGGATGTCAGTGAGAGGCCAGTGAAAAGTGTGTTCCtgcatgcttttttttcatttgaagctATTGATTGCACCGTGCTCTAGATTATTAGTTTTACTTGCCATGGTGTTTGTTTTCTATTCTAATCTAGTCAATAGCTGAATGAATATTTCGGAGCCCTATCTCTTTTGGAAATACAGTCAAAACTGAATTGACCATGATGGATGATAATAGTGTAAAGGAGAACATCTTTTACTTTACAGATAGATTTAGTCGTGAAATATCTGAAGTTTAGGTGGGGTTATTGGGTATACCCAAATACTTGATAAGGTttatgatggagataatttgcaaacactgttaattacttaagaatgtatgaatcatgtgcttatgaaatggcttttctgtgtgtgtaacttagaatattaggtgccacttagtctgcatatgtacaagagcatgtttagaccagaggtgataagaaggttcgaactgtgcttcttccgaccttgcaaaacttccatccttgcctcagacgtcagaaatccaccacgtggttttccctgctgaacgccaaacttctgtctatataaaccttgtgcgatgtgtttatccttgcttcactttcagccttgtgctgggggtgagcccgattgcaattgttgttcgtctaataaatatacttatatgcagctcctgaggtaactagggtgaattttcacctatcagtttATTGACCTGAATGTCACAAATGAAGCCAAACTTGATGATTCTAATGATACTAAAACTATATGGTGATACTtcctgtgtgcttctgtgttcaTCTTAGCTCTCAGCCTTAGGAGCAGAGCTGACTTATGATACTAAAACTATATGGTGATCCTTCCTGTGTGCTTCTGTCTTCATCTTAGCTCTCAGCCTATGGAGCAGAGCTGACTTATGATACTAAAACTATATGGTGATCCTTCCTGTGTGCTTCTGTCTTCATCTTAGCTCTCAGCCTTAGGAGCAGAGCTGACGTCTGAGGCCTGCAGAGAGATGGGCTTCTCCAGCAACCTCCTGTGCAGCTCCTGTGACCTGTTGGGCCAGTTCAACCTGAATCCACTCCATCCCGTGTGCAGGGAGTGCTGCCAGGAGGAGGCACAGCTGGAGTCCATTAAGGtaacatcattattattatgttttattatgtttattagggatccccattagtctacaccgtagtggagactattcttcctggggtccaggcaacATCATATGCTCTTAAAGGGGTTGGTTTGGGCTTGGAATACCCAGTTTTATAATGAGCAATCAATATCAGTTTCTTTTAGTTTTTATACTTAAAAGCCTTTTTTTAATGTGACGCCCATCTTGCTCAGCTGTCTATTGGGATGCCTGCCATCGTGGGATCGTGTGGTTGTTGATGATGTTGTTTTCCTTGTTGGTTGCCCTGCATGCTGGAACTGCAAAAtactacttttttttgtttttacaaatAGTTACATAGGGACGTAGTGTTCCATTGTAATGTTACCTAATACATTCAGGAATGCATGATTCAACATGTATATACTATGAAGCATGTATGTAATGTTTCATAGATTTTCAGGGGCTATAATACTTTTGCAAGGCACTATATACCTTGACCTCAGAAGTCTGTATTattgttttgtctttatttGGGGGGAATGTTTCCATGAAAATTTCGTGTGAATTTAGCTTTTTTACTTTGACCTTAACAGCACTATCCTGGTGCCATTTTGGAAGTCTGTGGATGACGGCTGGGAAGGTTCCCT from Clupea harengus chromosome 10, Ch_v2.0.2, whole genome shotgun sequence harbors:
- the selenof gene encoding selenoprotein F codes for the protein MEAEVYMLALVSLLQMLSALGAELTSEACREMGFSSNLLCSSCDLLGQFNLNPLHPVCRECCQEEAQLESIKHYPGAILEVCGURLGRFPQVQAFVRGDKPKTFKGLQIKYVRGSDPVLKLLDNNGNIVDELSILKWNTDSVEEFLSEKLDRI